One window of Candidatus Methylocalor cossyra genomic DNA carries:
- a CDS encoding OprO/OprP family phosphate-selective porin gives MSYRWSLLLAGLGLAPEVLALTDNQRLERLERHILELEKRLEASEAENARLRAKLPGTPATSPTPAVEALDQKVKVLERKLEVEKELAESAKQSAPRIEAGPGTGFRISSANGDHQLRLRGYLQADGDFFLDDGAQGEIGVGLNPTTGRPNPIQEGTGLGVDKFWIRRARLLFAGTLFKHVDFLISPDFGQGQARLFDGWVDLHYFPFASLAAGKQKGPVSLERLQSATNLLFAERAYPTLLAPNRDIGVMLHGEFAKPGYQTQYTGNISHSPEFFSYQLGVFNGTLDNQAVQNSDNANFDNKAFEGRIFAHPFQHSGISALEGLGIGVAGTYADITRQTPIPNLVSPGQNTILSYATGTTQTGSSLAKAVTQPNTPGPGQQTVTTTTTTTNTTFSAALSNGDQTRIYPQGYWYWGPFGLFAEYVSSTQHLAVQETNTTTTAVTTAIRTNTAPNTTSTLSSTTTTATARGPRLVHRTEQRNQAWQVAASYVLTGEDNSFQGVRPRHAFNPLEGHWGALQLAARWSELDIDKDTFKNFGTTAKPLYLFADPRSSVRHATSWAVGVNWFLNQNVKLTADYEQTQFDGGAVNARKEVVDRPTEKVFFTRFQFAY, from the coding sequence ATGTCGTACCGTTGGTCACTGCTCCTGGCCGGGCTGGGTCTTGCGCCCGAAGTGTTGGCGCTTACCGACAACCAGCGCCTGGAGCGTCTTGAACGCCATATTCTGGAATTGGAAAAACGCTTGGAGGCTTCCGAAGCCGAAAATGCCAGGCTCCGAGCCAAACTCCCCGGGACACCGGCCACTTCGCCTACCCCTGCCGTGGAGGCCCTCGATCAAAAGGTGAAGGTTTTGGAGCGCAAGCTGGAAGTGGAAAAGGAACTGGCCGAGAGCGCTAAGCAGTCCGCGCCGCGGATCGAAGCTGGGCCGGGCACCGGGTTTCGTATCAGCTCCGCCAATGGCGATCACCAACTCAGGCTCCGCGGCTACCTGCAAGCGGACGGCGATTTTTTCCTGGATGACGGGGCCCAAGGCGAGATCGGCGTAGGTCTCAACCCGACCACCGGGAGGCCCAACCCCATTCAGGAAGGCACCGGTCTTGGGGTGGACAAGTTTTGGATCCGGCGGGCGCGACTCCTCTTCGCGGGAACCTTGTTCAAACACGTCGACTTTCTGATTTCCCCCGACTTCGGCCAAGGCCAGGCGCGCCTGTTCGATGGCTGGGTCGATCTGCATTATTTCCCCTTTGCCAGCCTGGCGGCGGGGAAGCAGAAGGGACCGGTCAGCTTGGAGCGCCTGCAAAGCGCCACCAACCTGCTGTTCGCCGAGCGCGCCTACCCCACGCTGTTGGCGCCCAACCGCGACATCGGCGTTATGCTGCACGGCGAATTCGCCAAACCGGGTTACCAAACCCAGTACACCGGCAACATCTCCCATTCGCCGGAATTCTTTAGCTACCAACTGGGCGTGTTCAACGGTACCTTGGACAACCAGGCGGTGCAGAATTCCGACAACGCGAATTTCGACAACAAGGCCTTCGAAGGTCGGATCTTCGCCCACCCGTTCCAGCATTCTGGGATCTCCGCCCTGGAAGGGCTAGGCATTGGTGTGGCAGGCACCTACGCCGACATCACCCGGCAAACGCCCATCCCCAATCTGGTCTCGCCGGGCCAGAACACCATCTTGAGCTATGCCACCGGCACCACCCAGACCGGCAGCAGCCTGGCCAAGGCGGTGACCCAGCCCAATACCCCGGGCCCCGGCCAGCAAACCGTCACCACCACGACCACCACCACCAACACCACATTCTCCGCGGCGCTGTCCAACGGCGACCAAACCCGCATTTACCCGCAAGGTTATTGGTATTGGGGACCGTTTGGGCTGTTCGCCGAGTACGTCTCGTCCACCCAGCACTTGGCGGTGCAGGAGACCAACACCACCACGACCGCGGTGACCACTGCGATCCGGACCAATACCGCCCCAAACACCACCAGCACGCTCAGCTCCACCACCACCACGGCCACCGCCCGCGGCCCGCGGCTGGTGCACCGGACCGAGCAGCGCAACCAGGCGTGGCAGGTCGCCGCTTCCTACGTGCTGACCGGCGAAGACAACAGCTTCCAAGGCGTGAGGCCGCGCCATGCCTTCAATCCCTTGGAGGGCCACTGGGGGGCCCTACAACTGGCGGCCCGTTGGAGCGAGCTCGATATCGACAAGGATACCTTCAAGAATTTCGGTACCACCGCGAAACCGCTCTACCTGTTCGCCGACCCGCGCAGTTCGGTACGGCATGCCACTTCCTGGGCGGTGGGCGTGAACTGGTTCTTGAACCAGAACGTCAAGCTCACGGCCGACTATGAGCAAACCCAGTTCGATGGTGGGGCGGTCAATGCCCGGAAGGAAGTGGTCGACCGGCCTACCGAAAAGGTGTTTTTCACCCGGTTCCAGTTCGCCTATTGA
- a CDS encoding sulfate ABC transporter substrate-binding protein — protein sequence MKTKHPLAHLAILVFSAALGLAEARETTLLNVSYDPTREFYEEYNKAFAKYWKAKTGDSVTINQSHGGSGKQARAVLDGLDADVVTLALAYDVDQLYQKGKLIPENWQSRLPHNSAPYTSTMVFLVRAGNPKGIKDWSDLAKPGVSVVTPNPKTSGGARWAYLGAWGYGVKKLGGEAAAKDLVRKIYANTAVLDTGARGSTITFAERGIGDVLIAWENEAYLALKEYGKDKFQLVTPSLSILAEPPVTVVDSVARKKGTTEVAQAYLEYLYSKEGQELAAKHYYRPRDPEVLARHAAQFPRLDLFTVAEVFGDWNRAQATHFADGGVFDQIYASGR from the coding sequence ATGAAGACCAAGCATCCCTTAGCCCATCTCGCCATCTTGGTGTTCTCCGCCGCCCTCGGGCTGGCCGAGGCGCGCGAGACGACGCTGCTCAACGTGTCCTACGATCCGACCCGGGAGTTCTACGAGGAGTACAACAAGGCTTTTGCCAAATACTGGAAGGCCAAGACCGGCGACAGCGTCACCATCAACCAGTCCCACGGCGGCTCGGGCAAGCAGGCGCGGGCCGTCTTGGACGGTTTGGATGCCGACGTGGTGACGCTGGCCCTAGCCTACGATGTGGACCAGTTGTACCAGAAAGGCAAGCTGATCCCGGAAAACTGGCAGTCGCGCTTACCGCACAACAGCGCTCCTTACACCTCCACCATGGTATTCCTGGTGCGGGCCGGCAACCCTAAGGGCATCAAGGACTGGAGCGACCTGGCCAAACCCGGGGTGTCGGTGGTAACGCCCAACCCGAAAACCTCCGGCGGCGCCCGCTGGGCCTATCTGGGCGCTTGGGGCTACGGGGTGAAAAAGCTGGGCGGCGAGGCGGCGGCCAAGGACCTGGTGCGGAAAATCTACGCCAACACCGCGGTGCTCGATACCGGCGCCCGCGGTTCGACGATCACCTTCGCCGAACGCGGCATCGGCGATGTGCTGATCGCCTGGGAGAACGAAGCCTATTTGGCGCTCAAGGAGTACGGCAAGGATAAATTCCAACTGGTGACGCCTTCACTCAGCATCCTCGCCGAGCCGCCCGTGACCGTGGTGGATAGCGTGGCCCGCAAGAAAGGCACCACCGAGGTCGCCCAGGCCTATCTCGAATACCTCTACAGCAAGGAAGGCCAGGAGCTGGCGGCCAAGCACTATTACCGGCCCCGCGACCCGGAAGTGTTGGCCCGGCATGCCGCCCAATTCCCGCGCCTAGACCTGTTCACCGTCGCCGAGGTATTCGGCGATTGGAACCGGGCCCAGGCGACCCATTTCGCCGACGGTGGTGTATTCGACCAGATCTATGCCAGCGGACGCTGA
- a CDS encoding RBBP9/YdeN family alpha/beta hydrolase: MPADAEDAAMAGVLMVPGLGDSGPHHWQTWWQSQDPGTVRVLQEDWLTADLERWSTRVWEAVVPLGRPVWLVAHSFGCLATVRAGFERPDRIAGALLVAPAQPERFGVTLPTQPLPFPSTLVASRDDPWMSFPAAAEWARRWGSHLVDLGQAGHINADSGYGPWPEGRALLHELKERAAHGSLRRPAGNSGWAWG, encoded by the coding sequence ATGCCAGCGGACGCTGAGGACGCCGCCATGGCGGGGGTGCTAATGGTGCCGGGACTGGGCGACAGCGGCCCCCATCACTGGCAAACCTGGTGGCAAAGCCAGGACCCCGGGACGGTCCGGGTGCTGCAGGAAGACTGGCTCACGGCCGACCTGGAGCGCTGGTCCACCCGGGTATGGGAAGCGGTGGTCCCGCTCGGCCGGCCGGTGTGGTTGGTGGCCCACAGTTTCGGCTGCCTGGCGACGGTGCGTGCAGGCTTCGAGCGGCCGGACCGGATCGCCGGGGCCCTTCTGGTCGCCCCCGCGCAACCGGAACGCTTCGGGGTGACCCTGCCGACCCAGCCCTTGCCCTTTCCCTCCACCCTGGTAGCGAGCCGCGACGATCCCTGGATGAGCTTCCCGGCCGCTGCGGAATGGGCGCGGCGCTGGGGGAGCCACTTGGTGGACCTGGGCCAGGCTGGGCACATCAATGCCGACTCGGGCTACGGCCCCTGGCCGGAAGGACGGGCGCTGCTGCACGAGCTTAAAGAGCGGGCAGCCCACGGCAGCCTCCGGCGACCGGCGGGAAACAGCGGATGGGCGTGGGGCTGA
- the cysT gene encoding sulfate ABC transporter permease subunit CysT, protein MRKNHGVLPGFSLTLGYTVLYLSLIVLIPLSATFLKAGTLGWSGFWTAITEPRVLASYRLTFGASLIGALINSVFGLLVAWVLVRYDFFGKRLVDALVDLPFALPTAVAGISLATLYSAKGWVGQLFTPLGIKIAYTPLGVIVALTFIGLPFVVRTVQPILEDFEVELEEAAASLGASRWQTFRRVIFPALLPALLTGFALAFARAVGEYGSVIFIAGNIPMVSEITPLLIITKLEQYDFAGATALAVSMLLVSFTLLLAINGLQHWNQARHS, encoded by the coding sequence ATGCGTAAGAACCACGGCGTGCTGCCCGGTTTCAGCCTGACGCTCGGCTACACGGTGCTCTATCTCAGCCTCATCGTGTTGATCCCGTTGTCCGCGACCTTCTTGAAGGCCGGCACCTTGGGGTGGTCCGGCTTCTGGACAGCGATCACCGAGCCGCGGGTCCTAGCCTCTTATCGCCTGACCTTCGGCGCCTCCCTGATCGGTGCCCTGATCAACAGCGTGTTCGGCCTGTTGGTGGCCTGGGTGCTGGTACGCTACGACTTCTTCGGGAAGCGGCTGGTGGATGCCCTGGTGGATCTGCCCTTCGCCCTACCCACCGCGGTGGCGGGCATCTCCCTGGCCACCCTGTATTCGGCGAAGGGCTGGGTGGGTCAGCTGTTCACCCCGTTGGGGATCAAGATCGCCTACACGCCGCTGGGTGTCATCGTGGCCCTGACCTTCATCGGCCTGCCCTTCGTGGTGCGCACGGTGCAGCCGATCCTGGAAGACTTCGAGGTGGAACTGGAGGAAGCCGCCGCCAGCCTGGGTGCAAGCCGCTGGCAGACCTTCCGTCGGGTGATCTTCCCCGCGCTCCTGCCCGCCCTGTTGACCGGCTTTGCCCTGGCCTTCGCCCGGGCGGTGGGGGAATACGGGTCGGTGATCTTCATCGCCGGCAACATTCCCATGGTTTCGGAAATCACCCCGCTGCTTATCATCACCAAGCTGGAGCAATACGACTTCGCTGGCGCCACCGCCCTGGCGGTATCCATGCTGCTGGTCTCTTTCACCCTGCTTTTGGCCATCAACGGACTGCAGCACTGGAACCAGGCACGCCATTCCTGA
- the cysW gene encoding sulfate ABC transporter permease subunit CysW translates to MSSAIALPSSGTARAVPHARGEPAWVRWSLIALALLFLGSFLFLPLAVVFVQALSKGWAAYWAALTDPVARAAIRLTLTAAGIAVPLNMVFGLTAAWCIAKFQFPGKSLLITLIDLPFSVSPVVSGLIYVLLFGLQGWLGPWLHAHDIKLIFAVPGIVLATIFVTFPFVARELIPLMQAQGTEEEEAAMVLGASGWQTFWRVTLPNVKWGLLYGVVLCNARAMGEFGAVSVVSGHIRGVTNTIPLHVEILYNEYDSAAAFAVASLLALLALVTLAAKTFLEWRLRRELDTA, encoded by the coding sequence ATGTCCTCCGCCATCGCCCTGCCCTCCTCCGGCACTGCCCGCGCCGTCCCCCACGCCCGCGGGGAACCGGCCTGGGTGCGCTGGTCGCTCATCGCGCTGGCCCTGTTGTTCCTGGGAAGCTTTCTGTTCCTGCCGCTGGCGGTGGTGTTCGTCCAGGCTCTGAGCAAGGGCTGGGCGGCCTACTGGGCGGCCCTGACCGACCCGGTGGCGCGCGCCGCCATCCGCCTGACCCTGACCGCCGCGGGCATCGCGGTGCCCCTGAACATGGTGTTCGGCCTGACCGCCGCCTGGTGCATCGCCAAATTCCAGTTTCCCGGCAAGAGTCTGCTCATCACCCTGATCGACCTGCCGTTCTCGGTATCGCCGGTGGTGTCGGGCCTGATCTATGTGCTCCTGTTCGGGCTCCAAGGCTGGCTCGGACCATGGCTGCACGCTCACGACATCAAGTTGATCTTCGCCGTGCCGGGCATCGTGCTAGCCACCATCTTCGTGACCTTCCCGTTCGTCGCCCGCGAGCTGATCCCGCTCATGCAGGCTCAAGGCACTGAGGAGGAGGAAGCGGCCATGGTGCTCGGGGCTTCGGGCTGGCAGACCTTCTGGCGCGTGACGCTGCCCAACGTGAAATGGGGGCTGTTGTACGGCGTGGTGCTGTGCAATGCCCGGGCGATGGGCGAATTTGGGGCGGTGTCGGTGGTATCGGGGCATATCCGTGGGGTCACCAACACCATCCCGCTGCACGTGGAGATCCTCTACAACGAATACGACAGCGCGGCGGCCTTCGCGGTGGCCTCTCTGTTGGCGCTGTTGGCCCTGGTGACCTTAGCCGCGAAGACCTTCCTGGAGTGGCGCCTCCGTCGGGAGCTGGACACCGCCTGA
- a CDS encoding sulfate/molybdate ABC transporter ATP-binding protein, whose translation MSIEIRNIEKSFGPFKALKNISLEIASGELVALLGPSGCGKTTLLRIIAGLENPDSGAILFHGEDATRRHARDRQVGFVFQHYALFRHMTVFENIAFGLRVRPRESRPSEAEIRARVHQLLKLVQLDWLADRYPAQLSGGQRQRIALARALAVEPKVLLLDEPFGALDAKVRKELRRWLRRLHDELHITSVFVTHDQEEALEVADRVVVLNEGRVEQIGTPEEVYDHPATPFVYRFLGDVNLFHGRVQEGQARLGDTPAEGSGGASEAAVFYVRPHEIDILRDNPGDGAIAATVYDVRSLGATVRIELERGDGAGSVEVELSREQYGRKNLRRGERVYLQPKRLRVFSETTAAEGTDAALSA comes from the coding sequence ATGAGCATCGAAATCCGCAACATCGAAAAGAGCTTCGGCCCTTTCAAGGCGCTCAAGAACATCAGCCTGGAGATCGCCTCGGGGGAACTGGTGGCCCTGTTGGGCCCTTCCGGCTGTGGCAAGACCACCTTGCTCAGGATCATCGCCGGGCTGGAAAACCCCGATTCCGGCGCCATCCTGTTCCATGGCGAGGACGCCACCCGGCGCCATGCCCGGGACCGGCAGGTGGGCTTCGTGTTTCAGCACTACGCCCTGTTCCGGCACATGACCGTGTTCGAGAACATCGCCTTCGGCCTCAGGGTCCGCCCCCGGGAATCCCGGCCCAGCGAGGCGGAAATCCGCGCCCGGGTGCACCAGCTCCTCAAGCTGGTGCAATTGGATTGGCTAGCGGATCGCTATCCGGCCCAGCTGTCTGGGGGGCAGCGCCAGCGCATCGCCCTGGCCCGCGCCCTGGCGGTGGAACCCAAGGTGCTGCTGCTGGACGAACCGTTTGGAGCGCTGGATGCCAAGGTCCGCAAGGAACTGCGCCGGTGGCTGCGGCGCCTGCACGACGAACTCCACATCACCAGCGTGTTCGTGACCCACGACCAGGAGGAAGCCCTGGAAGTGGCCGACCGGGTGGTGGTGTTGAACGAGGGCCGGGTGGAGCAGATCGGCACCCCGGAAGAGGTTTACGATCACCCGGCCACACCCTTCGTGTACCGCTTCCTCGGCGACGTGAACCTGTTCCATGGCCGGGTCCAGGAGGGGCAGGCCCGCCTCGGCGACACCCCGGCGGAAGGATCGGGGGGGGCCTCGGAGGCCGCGGTGTTCTACGTGCGGCCCCACGAGATCGACATCCTGCGGGACAACCCCGGGGACGGCGCCATCGCTGCCACGGTGTACGACGTCCGCTCCCTCGGTGCCACCGTGCGGATCGAACTGGAGCGCGGCGACGGGGCCGGCTCGGTGGAGGTGGAGCTGTCCCGGGAACAGTACGGCCGCAAGAACCTGCGCCGCGGCGAGCGCGTCTATCTGCAACCGAAGCGTCTCCGGGTGTTTTCGGAAACGACCGCCGCGGAAGGCACCGATGCCGCCCTATCGGCGTGA
- a CDS encoding assimilatory sulfite reductase (NADPH) flavoprotein subunit — MTNIPAGPTGPLTPPQAELLARLVRELSPTQLAWVSGYLAGLIEGRPSASAPAAAPELTVLFASQTGNAEKLARRLHGRLQERGLAARIEGMDSYKPARLKQDRYLLIVASTYGDGEPPDHAREFYDFLHSPRAPRLEGLRYAVLALGDTSYEWFCKTGRDFDQRLEALGATRLFPRADCDLDYEDRAEAWIEGVLGALPATAPSRVECTTTPGVPSAPPSYSRKRPFPAPILDNIPLTGRGSTKEVRHIELSLAGSGLQYQPGDALGVVPRNWRARVEELIACLDLAPDARVPDGEGGTITLEDALLNHYEITTLTRPFLEGYAELAGSRELAELLREDQRDRLRAFLQGREIIDLVQAYPVPGLSAERFVGLLRKLPPRLYSIASSLKAHPDEAHLTVAVVRYQSHGRQRQGVASVFLAEGVADGEPVPVYVHENPNFRLPEDPDAPVIMIGPGTGVAPFRAFLAEREATGAGGRNWLFFGDRHFRTDFLYQREWLEYRKKGLLHRIDVAFSRDDEAKTYVQHRMLEQSRELYAWLEQGAYCYVCGDAERMAPDVHQALIAVVAKEGGFDHQRAEAYVAELKAAKRYQRDVY, encoded by the coding sequence ATGACCAACATCCCCGCGGGGCCGACCGGCCCCCTGACGCCGCCCCAGGCGGAGCTTTTGGCCCGGCTGGTGCGGGAGCTGTCCCCCACCCAGCTCGCCTGGGTCAGCGGTTATCTGGCGGGCCTTATCGAGGGGCGTCCATCCGCCAGTGCGCCCGCCGCCGCTCCCGAGCTCACGGTGCTGTTCGCCTCCCAGACCGGGAATGCCGAGAAGCTTGCCCGGCGCTTGCACGGCCGCCTCCAGGAGCGCGGCCTAGCGGCCCGGATCGAGGGCATGGACAGCTATAAGCCGGCCCGCCTCAAGCAGGACCGCTATCTCCTGATCGTGGCGAGCACCTACGGCGACGGCGAGCCCCCGGATCACGCCCGGGAGTTCTACGATTTCCTGCACAGCCCGAGGGCACCGCGTCTAGAAGGGCTACGCTACGCCGTGCTGGCCCTAGGCGACACCAGCTATGAATGGTTCTGCAAGACCGGCCGCGACTTCGACCAGCGCCTGGAGGCGCTCGGTGCGACCCGGTTGTTCCCCCGCGCTGACTGCGATTTGGACTACGAGGACCGCGCTGAGGCCTGGATCGAGGGAGTGCTCGGAGCACTGCCAGCCACCGCCCCATCGCGAGTGGAGTGCACCACGACGCCCGGTGTGCCGTCGGCGCCCCCCAGCTATTCCCGGAAGCGGCCCTTTCCGGCGCCCATCCTCGACAACATCCCCCTCACCGGGCGCGGTTCCACCAAGGAGGTACGGCATATCGAGCTGTCCTTGGCGGGTTCTGGCCTTCAGTATCAGCCCGGCGACGCCCTGGGGGTGGTTCCCCGCAATTGGCGAGCGCGGGTGGAGGAGCTCATCGCCTGCCTGGACCTCGCCCCGGACGCCCGGGTCCCCGACGGGGAGGGTGGCACCATCACCTTGGAGGACGCCCTCCTCAACCATTACGAGATCACTACGCTCACTCGCCCATTTCTGGAAGGCTACGCCGAGCTGGCGGGCTCCCGGGAGCTCGCGGAGCTGTTGCGGGAAGACCAGCGGGACCGGCTCCGGGCGTTCCTCCAGGGCCGCGAGATCATCGACCTGGTACAAGCCTACCCGGTGCCCGGCTTAAGCGCGGAACGCTTCGTGGGCCTGCTGCGCAAGCTGCCGCCCAGGCTGTATTCCATTGCCTCCAGCCTGAAGGCCCACCCCGACGAGGCCCACCTCACGGTGGCCGTGGTCCGCTACCAAAGCCACGGGCGGCAGCGCCAGGGCGTGGCCTCGGTGTTCCTGGCCGAAGGCGTCGCGGACGGCGAGCCGGTGCCGGTGTACGTGCACGAGAATCCCAACTTCCGGCTGCCCGAAGACCCGGATGCGCCGGTGATCATGATCGGGCCCGGCACCGGGGTGGCCCCCTTCCGCGCCTTCCTCGCCGAGCGCGAAGCCACCGGCGCCGGCGGGCGCAACTGGCTGTTCTTCGGCGACCGCCATTTCCGCACCGATTTCCTGTACCAGCGCGAATGGCTGGAATACCGCAAGAAAGGGCTGTTGCACCGCATCGACGTGGCCTTCTCCCGGGACGACGAGGCCAAGACCTACGTGCAGCACCGGATGCTGGAACAGAGCCGTGAGCTGTATGCCTGGCTGGAGCAAGGCGCCTACTGCTACGTCTGCGGCGATGCCGAAAGGATGGCGCCGGACGTCCACCAGGCCCTGATCGCTGTGGTGGCGAAGGAAGGCGGCTTCGACCATCAGCGGGCCGAAGCCTATGTGGCGGAGCTCAAGGCGGCCAAGCGCTACCAACGGGACGTTTACTAG
- the cysI gene encoding assimilatory sulfite reductase (NADPH) hemoprotein subunit → MADSRTPCAEEVLKERSRYLRGTILESLADPATGAVSPDDAKLLKFHGTYQQDDRDLRTERQRQKLEPAYGFMVRVRMPGGVCTPEQWLRLDELARRYGGGSLRITTRQTFQFHGVAKRHLKTVIAGINQALLNTIAACGDVNRNVVCHNNPYLSPLHGELYEWSKRLSEHLLPRTRAYHEIWLDGERLTDPSADEEPLYGRRYLPRKFKVGIALPPDNDIDVFAQDLGFIAIVARGQLTGFNVVVGGGMGMTLGDPATYPRLGDVIGLCAPGQILQVAETVLAIQRDYGDRSNRKHARFKYTLDDRGLAWFKAELASRLGFELEPPQPFRFETSGDRLGWQRDGRGLWHLTLGILSGRLRDTPETEWLTGLREIARIHDGDFRLTANQNLIIARISEANKPAIAELLARHRIPDPEPWSGLRRHALSCVALPTCGLAMAESERWLPTLVARLEPLLEAAGLAREAITLRVTGCPNGCARPYLAEIGLVGKAPGKYNLYLGAGFAGDRLNAPYRENLTEDEVVAALAPLFEHYARARADNERFGDFLVRLGYVPALLAGREFQRGSQ, encoded by the coding sequence ATGGCCGACTCCCGTACACCCTGCGCAGAGGAAGTGCTCAAAGAGCGCAGCCGGTACCTGCGCGGCACCATCCTGGAAAGCCTAGCCGACCCGGCCACCGGCGCGGTGAGCCCGGACGACGCCAAGCTGCTCAAATTCCACGGCACCTATCAACAGGATGACCGCGATCTCCGCACCGAGCGGCAACGGCAAAAGTTGGAGCCCGCCTATGGCTTCATGGTGCGGGTGCGGATGCCGGGCGGCGTGTGCACACCGGAGCAATGGCTACGGCTGGATGAGCTGGCGCGCCGTTACGGCGGCGGCTCGCTGCGCATCACCACCCGCCAGACCTTCCAGTTCCACGGGGTCGCCAAGCGCCACCTGAAGACCGTCATCGCCGGCATCAACCAAGCCTTGCTGAACACCATCGCCGCCTGCGGGGACGTCAATCGCAACGTGGTCTGCCACAACAATCCCTACCTCTCCCCCTTACACGGCGAGCTTTACGAGTGGAGCAAGCGCCTGAGCGAACACCTGTTGCCGCGGACCCGGGCCTACCACGAAATCTGGCTGGACGGGGAACGCCTCACCGATCCCTCCGCCGACGAGGAGCCCCTCTACGGCCGGCGCTATCTGCCGCGCAAATTCAAGGTCGGCATCGCCCTACCGCCGGACAACGACATCGATGTGTTCGCCCAAGACCTGGGCTTCATCGCCATCGTGGCGCGGGGTCAGCTGACCGGCTTCAACGTGGTGGTGGGTGGCGGCATGGGCATGACCTTGGGCGATCCCGCCACCTACCCGCGCCTAGGCGATGTGATCGGCCTGTGCGCACCGGGGCAGATCCTCCAGGTGGCGGAAACCGTGTTGGCGATCCAGCGCGATTACGGCGACCGCAGCAACCGCAAGCACGCCCGCTTCAAGTACACCCTGGACGACCGGGGGCTCGCCTGGTTCAAGGCTGAGCTGGCCAGCCGGCTGGGCTTCGAGCTCGAACCGCCGCAACCCTTCCGGTTCGAAACCAGCGGCGACCGGCTGGGCTGGCAACGGGACGGACGCGGCCTCTGGCACCTGACCCTGGGCATCCTCAGCGGACGGCTCCGCGACACCCCGGAAACCGAGTGGCTGACCGGGCTGCGGGAAATCGCCAGGATCCACGATGGCGATTTCCGCCTGACCGCCAACCAGAACCTCATCATCGCCCGCATCAGCGAGGCCAACAAACCCGCCATCGCCGAGCTGCTGGCGCGGCATCGGATTCCTGACCCCGAGCCGTGGAGCGGGCTTAGGCGCCACGCCCTGTCCTGTGTGGCCTTGCCCACCTGCGGGTTGGCCATGGCAGAAAGCGAACGCTGGCTGCCGACCCTGGTGGCCCGCCTGGAGCCGCTCCTGGAAGCCGCGGGCCTGGCCCGGGAGGCCATCACGCTGCGGGTGACGGGCTGCCCCAACGGCTGTGCCCGCCCTTACCTGGCGGAAATCGGCCTGGTGGGCAAGGCGCCCGGCAAGTACAACCTGTACCTCGGGGCGGGATTTGCCGGCGACCGCCTGAACGCCCCCTACCGGGAAAATCTCACCGAAGACGAGGTAGTGGCGGCGCTCGCCCCGCTGTTCGAGCATTACGCGAGGGCGCGGGCTGACAACGAACGCTTCGGCGATTTCCTGGTGCGCTTAGGTTATGTCCCCGCCCTCCTGGCGGGACGGGAATTTCAACGAGGATCGCAGTGA